One Aspergillus oryzae RIB40 DNA, chromosome 2 genomic window carries:
- a CDS encoding putative capsular associated protein (predicted protein), producing MAGGLLVTSFDEGRQSTYICPIISGLHPRFRAYMSLGVTLDTLILIGAAELCREGNRSRDGRKKQALVSWGYSFLGVAVICTIAAFILRKVAPGDGGFVNSHYLRSAAGQGILVAFTVLSAFQLMPFYGAVGISILAGSVSINFMLASALFNGQAFPLILASRAFAALLLTFLGVMLYLYGQTASEEEPQSLYGFNVFMRIFFSVIFGIVLILVAHQPSVANVHPIDLLIYEGRQHHDRWKSSANGSKNLAGAVAQYRARYNQHPPPGFDKWYEYATSRSSVVIDEFDQIYDNLLPFRALPPEKIRELTHQLATNPYNDIGAISIRNGTARVQEGIKPTHAWMVIGAAKIIEKFSEHLPDMDLAFNLNDEPRVSVPWEKMSVLRAQARSQAPPPSEGLTNGWSSDRSKGWAPIEPADQTTETMFTDSSFVNIFDRYVGALCPHSSKARSRRMWDRHHICIGCIRPHSMGQFPSNWTVATDICHQPDLASFHGFFVSPASFKVTQDLAPVFSQSTISGFGDIIFPSPWNYVDKIKYEPSEEHPDLDYVEKENRLFWIGGTSEGVSRDGQWQGMPRQRLTHLVNNNTYNKVSVLLPADNPGTYSYQILDGLAPTEKLGLNASVHVTDPIVRCRKDCEDQKQELGTAGRVDFQSHWNYRFLFDADGAGFSGRFLPFLQSHSLPFKTGLFRQWFDSRVTAWLHFVPIDYLLGLNA from the exons ATGGCAGGTGGTCTTCTCGTGACTTCGTTCGATGAAGGCAGACAATCGACATACATCTGCCCTATCATCTCTGGACTACATCCACGGTTCCGGGCCTATATGTCTCTCGGCGTTACATTAGATACCTTGATTCTAATCGGTGCTGCTGAGCTTTGTCGGGAGGGTAACAGATCCCGggatggaaggaaaaagcaaGCGTTGGTTTCTTGGGGCTACAGCTTTCTT GGGGTAGCTGTGATCTGTACAATCGCGGCGTTCATCCTCAGAAAGGTGGCGCCTGGTGATGGCGGCTTTGTCAACTCCCATTATTTACGAAGCGCAGCAGGCCAAGGCATATTAGTTGCTTTTACAGTACTGTCCGCATTCCAACTA ATGCCCTTTTACGGTGCGGTTGGGATCTCTATATTGGCAGGCTCGGTATCCATTAATTTCATGCTGGCCTCGGCCTTATTCAACGGCCAGGCTTTCCCACTGATACTCGCCTCTCGTGCTTTTGCTGCACTACTTCTTACCTTCCTGGGTGTGATGCTATATCTCTATGGCCAAACGGCTTCCGAAGAGGAACCTCAGTCCCTTTACGGGTTCAACGTGTTCATGCGGATATTCTTCTCAGTCATATTTGGTATTGTGTTGATTCTGGTCGCTCACCAACCCAGTGTAGCCAATGTACACCCAATCGACCTACTTATTTATGAGGGTAGACAGCATCATGATCGCTGGAAATCCAGCGCCAACGGCAGCAAGAATCTGGCAGGAGCTGTTGCCCAGTACCGAGCGAGATACaatcaacatccaccacc AGGCTTCGACAAATGGTATGAGTATGCCACTAGTAGATCATctgttgtcattgatgagTTCGATCAGATATACGACAATCTACTGCCATTTCGTGCCTTGCCGCCGGAAAAGATTAGGGAATTGACTCACCAACTTGCCACAAACCCTTACAACGACATTGGCGCAATCAGTATACGTAATGGGACAGCAAGAGTTCAAGAGGGTATCAAGCCAACACATGCCTGGATGGTTATCGGTGCTGCTAAGATAATTGAGAAATTCTCTGAGCACCTCCCCGACATGGACTTAGCCTTCAATTTAAACGACGAGCCACGAGTTTCTGTGccctgggagaagatgtcTGTTTTGAGGGCTCAAGCCAGATCTCAAGCACCTCCTCCTAGTGAGGGTTTAACAAATGGGTGGTCGAGCGACCGGAGTAAAGGATGGGCGCCTATTGAGCCGGCAGATCAGACGACAGAGACCATGTTCACGGACAGCTCCTTTGTGAATATATTTGATCGCTATGTAGGCGCTCTTTGTCCTCACTCGTCAAAGGCTCGATCTCGACGAATGTGGGACCGACACCACATATGCATAGGCTGTATTCGACCCCACTCCATGGGACAATTTCCTTCGAACTGGACGGTGGCTACTGATATATGCCACCAACCTGACCTTGCATCCTTTCACGGATTCTTTGTGTCGCCTGCATCATTCAAGGTCACCCAAGATCTTGCCCCAGTATTTAGCCAGAGCACAATTTCTGGATTTGGCGACATCATTTTCCCTAGTCCGTGGAACTACGTGGATAAGATAAAATACGAGCCTTCTGAAGAGCACCCGGATCTGGACTATgtggaaaaagaaaaccgcCTTTTTTGGATTGGCGGCACGTCGGAAGGCGTGAGTCGCGACggtcaatggcaaggaatGCCGCGTCAACGCCTGACACATTTAGTTAACAACAACACATATAACAAGGTTTCAGTGCTGTTGCCTGCAGACAACCCTGGTACATATTCATATCAGATTCTAGATGGCTTGGCTCCCACAGAGAAGCTCGGCTTGAATGCTTCTGTCCACGTTACCGACCCGATCGTGCGCTGCAGAAAGGACTGCGAAGACCAAAAGCAGGAGCTAGGCACAGCAGGTCGGGTCGACTTTCAAAGTCACTGGAATTATCGCTTTCTCTTTGATGCGGACGGTGCTGGCTTTAGCGGCCgatttcttcccttcctgcAAAGTCACAGCCTGCCATTCAAAACCGGCCTATTTCGACAGTGGTTCGACTCACGGGTCACAGCTTGGCTACATTTTGTCCCCATCGAT TATTTACTGGGGCTAAATGCATAA
- a CDS encoding ribosome biosynthesis protein KRE33 (predicted P-loop ATPase fused to an acetyltransferase), whose amino-acid sequence MPRKAIDSRIPALIRNNLQEKKRSFFVVVGDRAKDAIVNLHYIMSSHDVKQNKSVLWAYKKDLLGFTSHRKKREAKIKKEVKRGIREPNQEDPFELFITLNQIRYVYYKETEKILGNTYGMCILQDFEAITPNLLARTIETVEGGGIVLLLLKGMSSLKQLYTLSMDIHSRYRTEAHDDVVARFNERFILSLGSCDSCLVVDDELNVLPISGGKNVKPLPPPDSIDTSNTGTKKELKEIKESLADSQPVGSLISLARTVDQAKALLTFVDAIAEKTLRSTVALTAGRGRGKSAALGVAIAAAVAHGYSNIFITSPSPENLKTLFEFVFKGFDALGYLDHVDYTILQSTNPDFNKAIVRVNIHRQHRQTIQYIQPQDAHVLGQAELLVIDEAAAIPLPLVRKLMGPYLVFMASTINGYEGTGRSLSLKLIQQLREQSRGGLKASGGEDIDVADRATGKAAKNTDKSLGGRSLREITLSEPIRYAPGDSVEKWLNKVLCLDATLPKSKMNTQGCPHPSQCQLLQVNRDTLFSFHPVSEKFLQQMMALYVASHYKNTPNDLQLMSDAPAHQLYVLVPPIDEDATKLPEPLCVIQVALEGRISRQSVLNSLSRGQRGGGDLIPWLVSQQYQDEDFAGLSGARIVRIATNPEYLNMGYGSRALELLVDFYEGKFTSLSEDINEAQEEMVRVTDEELTNSNLLDDNIHVRDIRSMPPLFGKLSERRPDALDYLGVSYGLTPSLHKFWKRSAFAPVYLRQTPNDLTGEHSCVMLRTLSSGPNDSSWLGAFARDFHKRFLALLSYQFREFPSVLSLSICESANAGAKLDPSITSAPLTKSDLDSAFSPFDLKRIDSYANNLLDYHVILDMVPTIAEYYFSGRLNGKVSLSGVQQSILLAVGLQHKSMDDLEKELSLPSSQLLAMFLKIIRKMSTHFRSVIEGAVAETMPSEQVPVTQASTDAHDDVVADERFKPLETGLDEELREGGQQVDAELREKQRALIDALPLDKYEINNGSAAWEDAEKQIRAGGASTVSIKSSKPSKRKKGESAREIYDQEIDSKRQKIIKKGTEGKKKH is encoded by the exons ATGCCGCGTAAGGCGATTGATTCGCGCATTCCTGCGCTTATCCGCAATAActtgcaggagaagaaacgaagCTTTTTCGTCGTTGTTGGTGACCGCGCCAAAGATGCGATCGTCAATTTGCACTACATTATGTCGTCGCACGATGTCAAACAGAACAAGTCCGTTCTCTGGGCGTATAAGAAGGATCTTTTGGGATTTACCAGTCACCGCAAGAAGCGTGAGgcaaagatcaagaaggaagtgaAGAGGGGCATCCGTGAACCGAACCAAGAAGACCCTTTCGAATTATTCATCACTCTCAACCAGATTCGTTACGTCTACTACAAAGAGACGGAAAAGATCCTCGGTAATACCTATGGAATGTGTATTCTCCAAGATTTCGAAGCCATCACACCGAACCTGCTCGCGCGAACGATCGAAACCGTGGAAGGAGGTGGAATCGTGCTATTGCTTCTGAAGGGCATGAGTAGTTTGAAGCAACTCTATACATTATCGATGGATATCCACTCAAGATATAGGACAGAAGCACATGACGATGTGGTCGCACGTTTCAACGAGCggttcattctttctcttggaaGCTGCGATTCGTGTTTGGTTGTCGACGATGAACTGAATGTCTTACCGATCTCCGGAGGAAAGAACGTTAAACCACTGCCACCACCAGACTCTATCGATACATCTAATACTGGCACAAagaaggaattgaaggaaatcAAGGAGAGCTTGGCAGACTCACAACCAGTCGGGTCATTGATTAGCCTGGCTCGCACTGTTGATCAGGCGAAAGCACTCCTGACTTTTGTCGATGCAATTGCGGAGAAGACGCTCCGAAGTACGGTTGCTCTGACTGCcggaagaggacgaggaaagTCTGCAGCTCTTGGTGTTGCCATTGCAGCGGCTGTTGCGCATGGTTACagcaatatcttcatcacgTCTCCTAGTCCGGAGAACTTGAAGACGCTGTTCGAATTTGTGTTCAAGGGATTCGATGCTCTTGGCTACCTTGACCATGTTGACTATACCATTCTTCAATCCACTAACCCCGACTTCAACAAGGCTATTGTCAGGGTTAACATTCATCGGCAGCACCGTCAAACTATCCAGTACATCCAACCCCAAGATGCCCATGTCCTAGGTCAGGCGGAGTTGCTGGTCATTGATGAGGCGGCAGcgattcctcttccccttgttCGCAAATTGATGGGTCCTTACCTTGTTTTCATGGCGTCCACTATCAACGGTTATGAAGGTACTGGCAGGTCCCTCTCTCTGAAGCTTATTCAACAACTTCGTGAGCAATCGCGTGGAGGACTTAAGGCCAGTGGCGGAGAGGACATTGATGTCGCTGATCGTGCAACCGGGAAGGCGGCCAAGAACACAGATAAGAGCCTGGGTGGACGGTCTCTGAGAGAGATTACCCTGTCCGAACCTATCAGATATGCACCAGGAGATTCCGTAGAGAAATGGCTGAACAAGGTCTTATGCCTCGACGCGACATTGCCGAAGTCCAAGATGAACACGCAGGGCTGCCCGCATCCCTCTCAGTGTCAGCTGCTTCAAGTCAACCGCGATACCCTGTTTTCGTTCCACCCTGTTTCTGAGAAGTTCCTTCAGCAGATGATGGCTCTCTATGTTGCTAGTCACTACAAGAACACACCTAACGACCTTCAGCTCATGAGTGATGCCCCAGCGCATCAGCTCTACGTTCTTGTTCCACCAATTGACGAGGATGCCACCAAGCTTCCGGAGCCTCTGTGTGTTATCCAGGTTGCGCTGGAAGGTCGCATCAGCAGACAGAGTGTCCTCAACAGCTTGAGCCGTGGTCAACGTGGTGGAGGTGATCTGATCCCATGGCTTGTCAGCCAGCAGTATCAGGACGAGGACTTTGCTGGTCTCTCTGGTGCCAGAATTGTCCGTATTGCAACCAACCCAGAGTATTTGAACATGGGATATGGTTCTCGTGCTTTGGAGCTCTTGGTTGATTTCTATGAAGGCAAATTCACTAGTCTTTCTGAAGACATTAACGAGGCACAAGAAGAAATGGTCAGAGTAACGGACGAGGAGCTCACAAACTCCAACCTTCTGGATGACAACATCCATGTTCGTGACATCCGCTCCATGCCACCCCTTTTCGGGAAACTGTCCGAACGCCGTCCAGACGCTCTTGACTACCTTGGTGTCAGCTATGGCTTGACACCATCCCTTCACAAGTTCTGGAAGCGTTCTGCCTTTGCCCCTGTGTACCTCCGTCAAACACCAAACGATCTAACGGGCGAGCATTCATGCGTGATGCTGCGCACTCTCTCCTCCGGACCAAATGATTCCAGCTGGCTGGGTGCTTTCGCACGGGATTTCCACAAGCGTTTCCTTGCCCTGCTATCATACCAATTCCGCGAGTTTCCCTCCGTGCTCTCTCTCAGCATATGTGAATCCGCCAACGCAGGTGCCAAACTAGATCCCTCCATCACCTCAGCTCCCCTCACGAAGTCTGACCTCGACTCcgccttctcccccttcGATCTCAAGCGTATCGACAGCTACgccaacaacctcctcgactACCACGTCATCCTCGACATGGTCCCCACCATCGCAGAGTACTACTTCTCCGGCCGCCTCAACGGCAAAGTCAGCCTCTCCGGCGTACAACAGTCCATCCTCTTGGCCGTCGGCCTGCAACACAAGAGCATGGACGACCTCGAGAAGGAACTGAGCCTGCCCTCATCCCAGCTCCTGGCCATGTTCCTCAAGATCATCCGTAAGATGTCAACCCACTTCCGCTCTGTCATCGAGGGCGCCGTCGCCGAGACTATGCCATCTGAGCAAGTCCCCGTGACCCAGGCTTCTACCGATGCGCACGACGACGTGGTCGCCGACGAGCGCTTCAAGCCCCTGGAGACCGgtctggatgaggagctcCGTGAGGGAGGACAGCAGGTGGACGCGGAGTTGCGCGAGAAGCAGCGGGCCTTGATTGACGCTCTTCCTCTCGACAA ATACGAGATCAACAACGGTAGTGCTGCGTGGGAGGATGCTGAGAAGCAGATCCGGGCTGGAGGCGCCTCGACGGTTAGCATTAAGTCGTCCAAGCCCAGCAAGCGGAAGAAGGGAGAGTCGGCTCGTGAAATTTATGACCAGGAGATTGATTCGAAGAGACAAAAGATCATTAAGAAGGGAACggaaggcaagaagaagcacTAA
- a CDS encoding putative disulfide isomerase (thioredoxin/protein disulfide isomerase): protein MWQPSSALLLVASLLTALPVNADGLYTKKSPVLQVDHKSYDRLIAKSNHASVRFYAPWCGHCQNLKPAYEKAAKNLDGLANVAAVNCDDDENKPLCGRLGIQGFPTLKIVTPSKKPGAPRVEDYQGQRTAKAIVDAVVDRIPNHVKRVTDKDLDKWLSEDEKAPKAILFTEKGTTSALIRALAIDFLGSIKVAQIRSKESDAVERFGIEEFPKLVLLPRGEKEHIVYDGELKKKPMVEFLSQVAAPNAAPSATSSKSSKPSKSSSARSQSTTVLDDEAENLKPTESPDPKVVPDNAQESKPAQVPIQAPPITSLPTVEALESACLTPKSGTCILALLPESTEADADIPSSAKEAVVSLSEIVHKHAVRQAHLFPFYSIPAINSGAATLRAGLGLPEDSKSVEIIALNGRRGWWRRYDPSDNADYSLARVESWVDAIRLGEGSKSKLPEGVIVTEVEPEAEPEKPTADHDEL from the exons ATGTGGCAGCCAAGCTCTGCACTTCTTCTTGTCGCGTCACTTCTCACTGCTCTCCCAGTCAACGCTGATGGGCTGTACACTAAAAAATCGCCTGTGCTGCAGGTGGATCACAAGTCTTATGATCGGCTCATTGCCAAGTCCAATCACGCATCGGTAAG ATTTTACGCTCCCTGGTGTGGCCACTGCCAAAATCTGAAACCTGCCTACGAGAAAGCAGCCAAGAACTTGGACGGTTTGGCCAACGTTGCCGCTGTCAACTGTGACGATGACGAAAACAAACCTCTGTGTGGCCGGTTGGGTATACAGGGCTTCCCGACCCTCAAGATAGTGACACCTTCCAAGAAACCTGGCGCACCAAGGGTGGAAGATTACCAGGGCCAGAGGACCGCCAAAGCTATAGTCGATGCAGTGGTGGACCGCATCCCAAACCATGTGAAGAGGGTTACGGACAAGGACCTGGACAAATGGCTTTCCGAAGATGAAAAAGCCCCGAAAGCTATCCTTTTCACCGAGAAAGGCACCACGAGTGCTCTCATCAGAGCCCTTGCGATTGACTTCCTTGGATCAATCAAGGTAGCCCAGATTCGTAGCAAGGAGTCCGATGCTGTAGAGAGATTTGGCATTGAGGAGTTCCCAAAACTTGTCCTCCTCCCCAGAGGCGAGAAGGAGCACATTGTGTATGATGGGGAACtcaaaaagaagccaatggTTGAGTTCCTCAGCCAAGTCGCGGCCCCCAACGCTGCTCCCTCTGCCACAAGCTCCAAGTCATCAAAGCCATCCAAGTCATCGTCCGCGCGCTCTCAGTCTACAACGGTTCtagatgatgaagcagagAACTTGAAGCCAACCGAGTCTCCTGACCCCAAAGTTGTCCCCGACAATGCTCAGGAATCGAAACCTGCACAGGTCCCCATTCAGGCACCCCCCATTACTTCCCTTCCTACTGTGGAAGCGCTGGAGTCTGCTTGTCTGACCCCCAAATCCGGCACTTGTATtttggctcttcttccagaatCCACCGAAGCTGACGCCGACATCCCCAGCTCCGCCAAGGAGGCCGTTGTCAGTTTATCCGAGATCGTACATAAGCACGCGGTGCGCCAGGCGCACCTCTTCCCGTTCTACAGTATCCCAGCTATTAACAGCGGGGCCGCAACTCTGCGTGCTGGTCTCGGTCTTCCTGAAGATAGCAAGTCAGTGGAGATCATCGCGTTGAACGGACGCAGAGGCTGGTGGCGGAGGTACGACCCATCGGACAACGCGGACTACAGTTTGGCCCGTGTTGAGTCCTGGGTGGACGCTATTCGCTTGGGCGAAGGTTCTAAGAGCAAGCTTCCTGAAGGGGTCATCGTCACTGAGGTCGAGCCTGAGGCGGAGCCTGAGAAACCAACCGCCGATCACGACGAGCTGTAA
- a CDS encoding F-box protein (predicted protein) — protein MAGGMVDTPATGQAREALGMSMLPREIFWMILNYLSPRDVVRCRRVSQSWSQSFGNPANLIPLLRTFFPLAKEVRELHGKDIDCVLETIEDEIYWCRLFDQLASRYDHLSQGKPKSIQKHRLCDDFGISGEREWFHVQPWENHASHLMQRVDCPFPESFWSYEDGLVVYSSADHSCLVLLDLDSDRRFMVPFIITGKVIRRIRLQKRVLVVEWAEPKAFHWLNDSDGVHRHFASSFDVTETASGWSVKFRNEWKIMFLGHPLSERDRFYSTHSETHYAIYIGQPNRSLYTADDDAPIESLSVWDISKPSDYRPSLDPTGRLREAGQDNGPSIITRFGFRELGFYSVRQRGFPGVQCLNISEDNQSIDIVENLCTGPVDRLVAPTEWTSQVQITSIPISGEGPCWRRFDGQVLPPYRGNNSLQTQPLSFAICDEPWYAVVSEAFDEKAEVGFCLHLSPTTWPFDLKMFLSIRTPSSIKTLKHEEIFELIGKGRICGNERHLIGENANRELVIYRFDR, from the coding sequence ATGGCAGGAGGCATGGTTGACACTCCAGCAACTGGTCAGGCCCGTGAGGCTCTGGGAATGTCCATGTTACCACGAGAGATTttctggatgatcttgaactATCTCAGTCCCAGAGACGTTGTCCGTTGCCGCCGTGTTTCCCAATCTTGGAGTCAGAGCTTCGGAAACCCCGCAAATCTCATCCCACTCTTGAGGAcgttctttcctttggcgAAAGAGGTCAGGGAGCTTCATGGTAAAGATATTGACTGCGTGCTGGAGACTATAGAAGACGAGATCTATTGGTGTAGGCTCTTCGATCAGCTTGCCTCTAGGTATGATCATCTTAGCCAAGGGAAACCCAAATCTATCCAGAAGCACAGACTTTGTGATGATTTCGGCATatctggggaaagggaatgGTTCCACGTGCAACCCTGGGAAAACCATGCTAGTCACCTGATGCAGCGCGTTGATTGCCCTTTCCCAGAGTCGTTCTGGTCGTATGAGGATGGCCTGGTAGTGTATTCGAGCGCTGACCACTCATGCCTTGTGCTCTTGGACCTAGACAGTGACAGGAGATTCATGGTTCCTTTCATTATCACAGGCAAAGTGATTCGCAGAATTCGACTACAGAAAAGAGTTCTCGTTGTGGAGTGGGCAGAGCCCAAAGCCTTCCATTGGTTAAATGACAGTGACGGAGTGCATCGCCACTTTGCTTCGTCATTTGACGTGACAGAGACTGCGAGTGGATGGAGCGTCAAGTTTCGAAATGAGTGGAAGATCATGTTTCTTGGTCACCCACTCAGCGAGAGGGATCGCTTCTATTCCACTCACAGTGAGACACATTATGCTATCTATATTGGGCAGCCCAATCGCAGCTTGTACACTGCAGATGACGATGCTCCGATCGAGTCGCTGTCGGTCTGGGATATCTCAAAGCCATCAGATTACCGGCCTTCCTTGGACCCAACCGGACGTCTGCGAGAAGCAGGCCAAGACAATGGTCCGTCAATTATCACGCGTTTTGGGTTTAGGGAATTAGGGTTCTACTCTGTCAGGCAACGAGGGTTCCCGGGCGTGCAATGCTTGAACATCAGTGAGGACAACCAGTCTATAGATATCGTCGAGAACTTGTGTACAGGGCCAGTCGATCGCCTAGTTGCGCCGACAGAGTGGACATCACAGGTGCAAATTACTAGCATTCCGATATCCGGCGAGGGGCCTTGCTGGAGGCGGTTCGATGGTCAAGTTCTGCCTCCCTACCGTGGGAACAATAGTCTACAAACACAACCTCTTAGCTTTGCCATCTGTGATGAGCCATGGTATGCTGTCGTCTCTGAGGCAtttgatgagaaggccgaggTTGGATTTTGCCTCCATCTGTCACCTACTACATGGCCGTTTGATCTGAAAATGTTCCTGAGCATCCGAACTCCATCGTCAATTAAAACACTGAAGCATGAGGAAATTTTCGAGCTCATAGGTAAAGGGAGGATTTGCGGAAATGAAAGGCACTTGATTGGTGAGAATGCGAACCGCGAACTTGTCATCTATAGGTTTGATaggtaa